The following coding sequences are from one Streptomyces sp. NBC_00536 window:
- a CDS encoding DUF2568 domain-containing protein, giving the protein MSSTARRRARPLFLVNEGLAFLLEVVALVLLGWWGATRDLPVGGAVALAVVAPLGAAVLWGAFAAPKARWSVPLAAQLGVKAVVFGAGAAALLALAGGVAAGCFAGVVVLNTAAATYHRRAAA; this is encoded by the coding sequence ATGTCCTCGACCGCCCGCCGCCGGGCCCGCCCGCTCTTCCTCGTCAACGAGGGCCTCGCCTTCCTGCTGGAGGTCGTGGCCCTCGTCCTGCTCGGCTGGTGGGGCGCGACGCGTGACCTGCCGGTCGGCGGAGCCGTGGCCCTGGCGGTGGTCGCTCCGCTCGGGGCCGCCGTGCTGTGGGGCGCCTTCGCGGCGCCCAAGGCCCGGTGGTCCGTACCGCTGGCCGCGCAACTCGGCGTCAAGGCGGTGGTGTTCGGGGCGGGGGCCGCTGCGCTGCTCGCGCTGGCGGGTGGGGTGGCGGCCGGTTGCTTCGCCGGGGTCGTCGTCCTCAACACGGCGGCCGCGACGTACCACCGCCGGGCCGCTGCCTGA
- a CDS encoding PadR family transcriptional regulator, translating into MADETNRRALPATSWAVLGLLSFGEELSGYDLKKWSDRSLTFFYWSPSFSQIYSELKRLEKAGYATSRLVAQETGTRDKRVYRITDEGMEAVRTWAREAPVDPPVLKHGPMLRLWLGHLLEPEQMREVLARHQEFAEQMRLRAVADVEVAKDEAAWAHPALTLKWAERYYASERDLAAAMLEDIEALEAARAAARADAAPRSGG; encoded by the coding sequence GTGGCAGACGAGACGAACAGGCGCGCGCTTCCCGCGACCAGCTGGGCGGTGCTCGGGCTGCTCTCCTTCGGGGAGGAGCTGTCCGGCTACGACCTGAAGAAGTGGTCGGACCGGTCGCTCACGTTCTTCTACTGGAGCCCGTCCTTCAGCCAGATCTACAGCGAGCTGAAGCGCCTGGAGAAGGCGGGTTACGCCACCTCGCGCCTGGTCGCGCAGGAGACCGGCACCCGCGACAAGCGGGTGTACCGGATCACGGACGAGGGCATGGAGGCCGTGCGCACCTGGGCCCGCGAGGCCCCCGTCGACCCGCCCGTCCTCAAGCACGGGCCGATGCTGCGGCTGTGGCTGGGGCACCTGCTGGAGCCGGAGCAGATGCGCGAAGTGCTGGCGCGGCACCAGGAGTTCGCGGAGCAGATGCGCCTGCGGGCGGTCGCCGACGTCGAGGTCGCCAAGGACGAGGCGGCGTGGGCCCACCCCGCGCTCACCCTCAAGTGGGCCGAGCGGTACTACGCCTCCGAGCGCGACCTCGCCGCCGCCATGCTGGAGGACATCGAGGCACTGGAGGCGGCCCGGGCGGCCGCCAGGGCGGACGCCGCGCCCCGCTCCGGCGGCTGA
- a CDS encoding SDR family NAD(P)-dependent oxidoreductase: MIALDGKVVVITGAGRGQGAAEARLCAEAGARVVVTDIREDEGREVAASLGGQGLYVRHDVADAESWAGVTRAAVAAYGTVSALVNNAALWRTAHVEQQSAEGFEELLRVNLLGPFLGIQAVAPLLRAAGGGSIVNISSTAGLVGIPGHAAYGSTKFALRGLTRSAALDLAGDGIRVNSVHPGAIDTPMVARAVEGRDWSHLPLGRMGRPEEVGELVRFLCSDASAYITGAEFTVDGGMTTQ; the protein is encoded by the coding sequence CTGATCGCACTGGACGGAAAGGTCGTCGTCATCACCGGCGCCGGACGCGGCCAGGGCGCGGCCGAGGCCCGGCTGTGCGCGGAGGCGGGCGCGCGGGTCGTCGTCACCGACATTCGCGAGGACGAGGGCCGCGAGGTCGCCGCGTCGCTGGGCGGCCAAGGCCTGTACGTACGCCACGACGTGGCCGACGCCGAGAGCTGGGCCGGGGTGACGCGGGCCGCGGTGGCCGCGTACGGAACCGTCTCGGCCCTGGTCAACAACGCGGCCCTGTGGCGCACCGCCCACGTGGAACAGCAGAGCGCCGAAGGCTTCGAAGAGTTGCTCCGGGTCAACCTCCTGGGCCCCTTCCTCGGCATCCAGGCGGTGGCCCCGCTGCTGCGCGCGGCCGGGGGCGGGTCCATCGTGAACATCTCCTCCACCGCCGGCCTGGTCGGGATACCCGGCCACGCGGCTTACGGCTCCACCAAGTTCGCCCTGCGCGGGCTGACCCGGTCGGCCGCCCTCGACCTGGCCGGGGACGGGATCCGGGTCAACTCCGTGCACCCGGGCGCGATCGACACGCCGATGGTCGCCCGGGCGGTGGAGGGCCGGGACTGGTCACACCTGCCGCTGGGGCGGATGGGGCGCCCGGAGGAGGTCGGCGAGCTGGTGCGGTTCCTGTGCTCGGACGCCTCCGCCTACATCACGGGCGCGGAGTTCACCGTCGACGGCGGGATGACCACCCAGTGA
- a CDS encoding acyl-CoA dehydrogenase family protein codes for MRFLPTDEQSDFTRTLRGLLAAAAVPAVVRSWSAGAYGPGRALWTRLADTGLFALAAPQEYEGLGALPVELALGFVELGRAAVPGPLAETVGAVVLLSELGDGALAKRFLPALLSGEALATVVLADGGPYAVDASATDHTFTVSATGELRLAAPGPVSELASLDPARHLSRPAPGGELLATGPRVTAAAAVALHWARLMTAAQSLGVGEALLARTVEYAKQRTQFGVPIGSFQAVKHRLADTLLALEFARPLVWAAALSLAPWEIAAAKVSAGEAGYRAALSALQLHGAVGYTEELDLSLWLRKARPLRDAWGSPSTCRAEVLTPALNRRTG; via the coding sequence ATGCGCTTCCTGCCGACCGACGAGCAGTCGGACTTCACCCGCACCCTGCGCGGTCTGCTGGCCGCCGCGGCCGTCCCCGCCGTCGTACGGTCCTGGTCCGCCGGGGCGTACGGGCCCGGCCGGGCCCTGTGGACCCGGCTCGCGGACACCGGACTGTTCGCGCTGGCCGCGCCGCAGGAGTACGAAGGCCTCGGCGCCCTCCCGGTGGAACTGGCCCTGGGCTTCGTGGAACTGGGCCGCGCGGCGGTGCCGGGGCCGCTGGCGGAGACGGTGGGGGCGGTGGTGCTGCTGTCGGAGCTGGGGGACGGGGCCCTGGCCAAACGCTTCCTCCCGGCCCTCCTCTCGGGCGAGGCACTGGCCACGGTGGTCCTGGCGGACGGCGGCCCGTACGCGGTGGACGCCTCGGCCACCGACCACACCTTCACGGTGTCGGCGACCGGCGAACTACGCCTCGCGGCACCCGGGCCGGTGTCGGAACTGGCCTCCCTGGACCCCGCCCGGCACCTCTCGCGCCCCGCCCCCGGAGGCGAACTCCTGGCCACGGGCCCCCGGGTGACGGCGGCGGCCGCTGTGGCCCTCCACTGGGCCCGGCTCATGACTGCGGCGCAGAGCCTGGGCGTGGGTGAGGCGCTGCTCGCCCGGACCGTGGAGTACGCGAAGCAGCGCACGCAGTTCGGGGTGCCGATCGGGTCCTTCCAGGCGGTGAAGCACCGCCTGGCGGACACCCTCCTCGCCCTGGAGTTCGCCCGGCCGCTGGTGTGGGCCGCGGCCCTGAGCCTGGCCCCCTGGGAGATCGCCGCCGCGAAGGTCTCCGCCGGGGAGGCGGGCTACCGGGCGGCCCTGTCGGCCCTCCAACTCCACGGCGCGGTCGGCTACACCGAGGAACTCGACCTCTCCCTCTGGCTCCGCAAAGCCCGCCCCCTCCGCGACGCCTGGGGCTCCCCGTCAACCTGCCGAGCGGAGGTCCTGACCCCGGCCCTCAATCGCCGGACGGGCTGA
- a CDS encoding class I SAM-dependent methyltransferase, with the protein MTTSPSDDHVRARARSFDAAAVLYGANRPGYPAELFDAVEELAGRPLDGARVADVGAGTGIASALLEARGARVVGVEPGDGMAAEFRRARPGIPLVRGDGDRLPLADGSVDLLTYAQAWHWTDPARSVPEARRVLRPGGALALWWNDLDVSVPWIDAQDRRVAALFSAEPGIAPRGLPAELPFTTREVRWSRRIPLDTHLANLASHSAFLVLGPGVAGEFFDAERALLLGRFPDGTVTEEYVTTLCLART; encoded by the coding sequence ATGACCACCTCACCGAGCGATGACCACGTCCGGGCCCGGGCCCGTTCCTTCGATGCCGCCGCCGTGCTCTACGGGGCCAACCGGCCCGGGTATCCGGCGGAGTTGTTCGACGCCGTCGAGGAGCTGGCCGGGCGGCCGCTGGACGGGGCGCGGGTCGCCGACGTGGGCGCCGGGACCGGGATCGCCAGCGCGCTGCTGGAGGCGCGCGGGGCGCGGGTCGTCGGCGTCGAGCCGGGTGACGGGATGGCGGCCGAATTCCGCCGGGCGCGTCCCGGGATACCGCTGGTCCGGGGGGACGGGGACCGGCTGCCGCTGGCCGACGGCTCCGTCGACCTCCTCACCTACGCCCAGGCCTGGCACTGGACCGACCCCGCCCGGTCCGTCCCCGAGGCGCGGCGGGTGCTGAGGCCCGGCGGGGCGCTCGCCCTGTGGTGGAACGACCTGGACGTGTCCGTCCCCTGGATCGACGCCCAGGACCGGCGGGTGGCGGCCCTCTTCTCCGCGGAGCCGGGCATCGCCCCGCGTGGCCTCCCTGCCGAACTCCCCTTCACCACCCGGGAGGTCCGCTGGTCGCGCCGGATCCCCCTCGATACGCACCTCGCCAACCTGGCCAGTCACTCCGCCTTCCTGGTCCTGGGCCCCGGGGTCGCCGGGGAGTTCTTCGACGCGGAGCGTGCCCTGCTGCTCGGCCGCTTCCCCGACGGGACGGTGACGGAGGAATACGTGACCACCCTGTGCCTTGCCCGGACCTGA
- a CDS encoding acyl-CoA dehydrogenase family protein, whose product MDLTHTPEVTAFRAKARAWLRANVPDAPLPSLETAEGFAAHREWEARLAADRWSVVSWPEEYGGRGADIVKWLVFEEEYFAAGAPGRVSQNGINLLAPTLFDHASPEQRARVLPPMASGEVIWAQAWSEPESGSDLASLTSRAERTDGGWLLSGQKTWSSRAAFADRAFGIFRTDPEAAKPHQGLTYLMFGLRAPGVTVRPIGRLDGKPAFAELFLDRVFVPDEDVIGEPGQGWRIAMSTTGNERGLTLRSPGRFLAAADRLTRLWRERADPADTALRDRVADAVIGARAYELFTWTNASRFAAGQTIGAESSLNKVFWSEYDIALHESALDLLGADGELADGPWAEPWIFSLAGPVYAGTNEIQRDIIAERLLGLPKGRR is encoded by the coding sequence ATGGACCTGACCCACACACCCGAAGTGACCGCGTTCCGGGCCAAGGCCCGCGCCTGGCTGCGCGCCAACGTCCCCGACGCGCCGCTCCCCTCGCTGGAGACCGCCGAGGGCTTCGCCGCGCACCGGGAATGGGAGGCGCGCCTGGCCGCCGACCGCTGGTCGGTGGTGTCCTGGCCCGAGGAGTACGGCGGCCGGGGCGCGGACATCGTGAAGTGGCTGGTCTTCGAGGAGGAGTACTTCGCCGCCGGGGCGCCCGGCCGGGTCTCGCAGAACGGCATCAACCTCCTCGCCCCCACCCTCTTCGACCACGCGAGCCCCGAGCAGCGGGCCCGCGTCCTGCCCCCGATGGCGAGCGGCGAGGTGATCTGGGCGCAGGCCTGGTCGGAGCCCGAGTCCGGCTCCGACCTCGCCTCCCTGACGTCCCGCGCGGAGCGCACGGACGGCGGCTGGCTGCTGTCGGGGCAGAAGACCTGGTCCTCGCGGGCCGCCTTCGCGGACCGCGCCTTCGGCATCTTCCGCACGGACCCGGAGGCCGCGAAACCCCACCAGGGGCTGACCTACCTGATGTTCGGGCTGCGGGCGCCGGGGGTGACCGTACGGCCCATCGGGCGCCTCGACGGGAAGCCCGCCTTCGCCGAACTGTTCCTGGACCGGGTGTTCGTCCCCGACGAGGACGTGATCGGCGAGCCGGGGCAGGGCTGGCGGATCGCGATGTCCACGACGGGCAACGAGCGCGGGCTCACCCTGCGCTCCCCCGGCCGCTTCCTGGCCGCGGCGGACCGTCTCACCCGGTTGTGGCGGGAGCGGGCCGACCCGGCCGACACGGCGCTGCGCGACCGGGTCGCCGACGCCGTGATCGGGGCGCGCGCCTACGAACTGTTCACCTGGACCAACGCCTCCCGGTTCGCGGCGGGCCAGACGATCGGCGCCGAGTCCAGCCTGAACAAGGTGTTCTGGAGCGAATACGACATCGCCCTGCACGAGAGCGCGCTGGACCTGCTCGGCGCGGACGGGGAACTCGCCGACGGGCCGTGGGCGGAGCCGTGGATCTTCTCGCTGGCCGGGCCGGTCTACGCGGGCACCAACGAGATCCAGCGCGACATCATCGCCGAGCGGCTGCTCGGCCTCCCGAAGGGCCGCCGCTGA